A stretch of Cellulosilyticum sp. I15G10I2 DNA encodes these proteins:
- a CDS encoding NAD(P)H-dependent oxidoreductase: MHITLLDATEGENELGAIAEQQCSKEGKSCSYFKLEQMNILPCRNCGACTTKTPGECVFKDDIPEIIKSVVKSKVMVVLAPIRFGGFNAQYKKALDKFVLTGLPFFKVEKGKLSHPGRYNDCNDGMLYNLIIGLSDNHSEGQKQSFKKLTAQNEEIMGTKHRAVIMEIAQAPEKTGEVISGLFKEVSRL, encoded by the coding sequence ATGCATATTACGCTATTAGACGCAACAGAAGGAGAAAATGAGCTAGGAGCTATTGCAGAACAACAATGCAGTAAAGAGGGGAAAAGCTGCTCTTATTTTAAACTAGAACAGATGAATATATTACCTTGTAGAAATTGTGGCGCTTGTACTACAAAAACCCCTGGTGAGTGTGTATTTAAGGATGATATACCTGAAATTATAAAGAGTGTTGTTAAATCCAAAGTGATGGTAGTACTGGCCCCGATTCGTTTTGGAGGATTTAATGCGCAGTATAAAAAAGCTTTAGATAAATTTGTTCTGACGGGGCTACCCTTTTTTAAAGTAGAAAAAGGAAAGCTTTCTCATCCGGGGAGGTATAATGACTGTAATGACGGAATGCTTTATAATCTAATCATTGGTCTTTCAGATAATCATTCTGAAGGGCAAAAGCAAAGTTTTAAAAAACTAACTGCTCAAAATGAAGAAATCATGGGTACTAAGCATCGAGCTGTTATTATGGAAATAGCACAAGCACCGGAGAAAACAGGAGAAGTTATTTCAGGTCTGTTTAAAGAGGTGAGTCGCTTATGA
- a CDS encoding NAD(P)H-dependent oxidoreductase yields MNSKRILLLNGSMRKNGTSVSIANTLKRQIETKGHQAEIVHIMDYYDRKYSIKHLKDLISQYNTIGIVAPCYVNTLPYADIWCFERLVEEFEDKWQGKGFFAIAQGGMPDNEVHQSILDVCSHFAKEVKMEWLGGLIIGLAPIINGAPLESTRFIGKRLIKPFDKMLEELLNDERVSNALQRRITLNLPKVLNYPLAFLLNQFIKSTIKKAGTVDPYRKPYK; encoded by the coding sequence ATGAACTCCAAAAGAATACTTTTGTTAAATGGAAGTATGCGTAAGAATGGGACTTCAGTTAGTATTGCGAATACTTTGAAAAGACAGATAGAAACAAAAGGGCATCAGGCAGAAATAGTCCATATCATGGATTATTATGATAGAAAATATAGCATTAAGCATTTAAAGGATTTAATAAGTCAATATAACACGATAGGAATCGTAGCACCATGTTATGTTAATACATTGCCTTATGCAGATATATGGTGCTTTGAAAGATTAGTTGAAGAGTTTGAAGATAAGTGGCAAGGAAAAGGTTTTTTTGCAATTGCACAAGGTGGTATGCCAGATAATGAAGTACATCAGTCGATTCTTGATGTATGCAGTCATTTTGCTAAAGAAGTGAAAATGGAGTGGCTAGGTGGGCTTATTATAGGATTAGCTCCAATTATAAATGGAGCGCCTTTAGAAAGTACTCGGTTTATAGGCAAACGTCTTATTAAGCCTTTTGATAAGATGCTTGAAGAGCTATTAAATGACGAGCGGGTATCTAATGCACTGCAGAGACGAATAACACTCAACTTGCCTAAAGTCTTAAACTACCCATTAGCGTTCTTACTTAATCAATTTATAAAAAGTACTATTAAAAAAGCTGGAACTGTAGACCCTTATAGAAAACCATATAAATAA
- a CDS encoding sugar ABC transporter ATP-binding protein has translation MSKYLLEIQGITKQLNAAFKLDDIHLNLRQQEVHILMGANGAGKSALVKIMSGVITEYTGSIFLNDSPIIIHSIEDAKAHGIFYVPQEIHLFNKMTVAENLFFETLHTKHKLSPINMNEICFKAKELFKEFQVNIDPLEMLGNYGLAQKHIIQILKAYVSNAKVIILDEPSAAFTDYENDILHSIITKLKHKYVGIFLISHKLNDICKLGDRVSIIKDGRLIATLDVNDSIEEELILLLAGMPLSNKYPKLHFKKGAELLKVCNLKSSGILTDISFCLHKHEVLGITGLAGSGRTLLANCLFGNTEYECTSLEINGSPVHIRHPFQAIANSIALLPEDREADGIISSLNVADNIAFTSLRRFSHLCCINYNILLSAVKEYLSRFNISSNTYTRLNYYTTGHWQKMSFIKWIMNHSKIFIIDEPTRGVDIVSKVDIYNCINNITKNGGGVILISSDFDEIIGMCDRILVLSQGKLVCEMTQKEATKAKILHHATTNT, from the coding sequence TTGTCAAAGTATTTATTGGAAATACAAGGTATAACCAAACAACTAAATGCTGCATTTAAATTAGATGATATTCATTTGAATTTACGCCAACAGGAAGTTCATATTTTAATGGGTGCGAATGGCGCCGGAAAATCCGCCTTAGTTAAAATAATGAGCGGCGTAATTACGGAGTATACTGGTAGTATTTTTCTTAATGACAGTCCTATTATCATCCATTCTATAGAGGACGCAAAAGCCCATGGTATTTTCTACGTACCTCAAGAAATACATCTTTTCAATAAAATGACAGTTGCAGAAAACTTATTTTTTGAAACACTTCATACTAAGCATAAACTTTCTCCTATAAATATGAATGAGATTTGTTTTAAAGCTAAAGAACTTTTTAAGGAGTTTCAAGTCAATATCGATCCTTTAGAAATGCTCGGAAACTACGGCCTTGCACAAAAGCATATTATCCAAATCTTAAAAGCATATGTGTCCAACGCCAAGGTAATCATATTGGACGAGCCCTCAGCTGCTTTTACAGATTACGAAAATGATATCCTTCACTCTATTATTACCAAATTAAAACACAAGTATGTAGGTATTTTTCTAATCTCACATAAGTTAAATGATATTTGTAAATTAGGGGACCGGGTCTCTATTATTAAAGATGGTCGTCTTATAGCTACTCTCGATGTTAACGATTCTATTGAAGAAGAGCTCATCCTGCTTCTAGCGGGTATGCCTTTATCTAATAAATATCCTAAGCTCCATTTTAAAAAAGGGGCTGAACTATTAAAAGTCTGCAATCTTAAATCATCCGGCATTCTGACTGATATCTCTTTTTGCCTTCATAAGCATGAAGTACTGGGTATAACAGGACTTGCAGGATCTGGTAGAACACTTCTTGCTAACTGCTTATTTGGTAACACTGAATATGAATGTACTTCCTTAGAAATAAATGGCAGTCCAGTACATATTCGCCATCCATTTCAAGCTATTGCAAATTCTATCGCACTATTGCCCGAGGATAGGGAAGCAGATGGTATTATCTCATCACTCAACGTCGCTGATAATATCGCCTTCACGTCACTTCGGAGATTTTCACACTTATGCTGTATCAATTATAATATTTTGTTATCTGCTGTTAAAGAATATCTAAGTCGCTTTAATATTTCATCTAATACCTATACACGTCTTAATTACTACACTACAGGTCATTGGCAGAAAATGTCTTTTATTAAATGGATTATGAATCACTCTAAAATATTTATTATCGATGAACCTACCCGAGGAGTAGATATTGTGTCAAAAGTTGATATTTATAATTGTATTAATAATATTACCAAAAACGGGGGAGGCGTTATTCTTATTTCCTCAGACTTTGATGAAATCATAGGCATGTGTGATCGCATCTTAGTCTTATCACAAGGTAAACTGGTTTGTGAAATGACTCAAAAAGAAGCTACTAAAGCAAAGATTCTTCATCACGCTACCACTAATACTTAA
- a CDS encoding DeoR/GlpR family DNA-binding transcription regulator has translation MNLVIYLFAIERIKIIKNYLNQNEKVEVSKLSSMLNVSEVTIRKDLEKLEEEGFLRRIHGGAVLSPKIPSHTSVTPMVLTKEDPAPAEENLHEIALIAVDMIEDNDSIMLTNGPINLEISRNLHNKQNLTVLTNDILIALELSQFPHIKAISLGGDIDYHSKATFGRLTLANMSHFYISKIFIEVDGFNENVGFSVSNIDKATLIQEALLNATSKIILCPSHYFNKTAFFKVGPLKIAEKIITNYDLDENYKKLICNNNIELFTSINLVEGSE, from the coding sequence ATGAATCTGGTGATCTATTTGTTTGCAATCGAAAGAATAAAAATTATTAAGAACTATCTCAACCAAAACGAAAAAGTAGAAGTTTCTAAGCTTAGTAGTATGCTGAATGTATCAGAAGTTACGATTCGTAAAGATCTTGAGAAGCTAGAAGAAGAGGGCTTTCTGCGGCGTATACATGGCGGTGCCGTCCTAAGTCCCAAAATACCTTCTCACACTTCTGTTACACCCATGGTTTTAACTAAAGAAGACCCTGCCCCGGCAGAAGAAAATCTTCATGAAATAGCACTTATCGCTGTAGACATGATTGAAGACAATGACTCCATCATGTTAACTAATGGTCCTATTAATTTAGAAATTTCTAGAAATCTTCATAATAAGCAAAATCTTACTGTATTAACCAATGATATATTAATAGCATTGGAACTTAGTCAATTTCCGCATATTAAAGCTATTTCCTTAGGCGGAGATATAGACTATCATTCGAAAGCTACTTTTGGCAGGCTTACACTTGCAAATATGTCTCATTTTTATATTAGTAAAATTTTTATTGAAGTCGATGGTTTTAATGAAAATGTCGGTTTTTCCGTGTCTAACATAGATAAAGCAACACTTATACAAGAAGCTCTTTTAAATGCAACCTCTAAAATCATACTATGTCCTTCCCATTATTTTAATAAAACGGCTTTTTTTAAAGTAGGTCCCCTTAAAATAGCTGAAAAAATTATTACTAACTATGATCTTGACGAAAATTACAAAAAACTTATTTGCAATAATAATATTGAACTATTTACTTCTATAAATTTAGTGGAAGGAAGTGAATAA
- the chvE gene encoding multiple monosaccharide ABC transporter substrate-binding protein, with translation MKRLFSLLLAGAMSLTLAACAPAESQNANPGTETKPVAEAPSGSETSGDGNFVGVLMPTQSSQRWIQDGDNMKKQLEAKGYQVDLQYAEDVVENQVSQLENMVTKGVNVLVVASIDGEALTGVIGKAADAGIKIIAYDRLIRGSEHITYYATFDNFKVGVQQGSYIVDKLGLAEGKGPFNIELFGGSPDDNNAYFFYDGAMSVLQPYIDKGQLVVKSGQTGMDKVSTLRWDGATAQARMDNILSANYSDGSRVDAILSPYDGISIGILSSVKAVGYGSGNQAIPIVTGQDAEVPSVKSIIAGEQAQTVFKDTRTLAERTVEMVDAVLQGKEATVNDTTTYDNGVKVVPSFLCDPVSVDVNNYKEILIDSGYYTEDQLK, from the coding sequence ATGAAAAGATTATTTTCACTATTATTAGCGGGGGCTATGTCACTTACGCTTGCAGCTTGTGCACCAGCAGAGTCTCAAAACGCAAATCCTGGTACAGAAACAAAGCCGGTGGCTGAAGCACCAAGTGGAAGTGAAACTTCTGGGGATGGTAATTTTGTTGGAGTACTTATGCCAACACAATCTTCTCAACGTTGGATTCAAGATGGCGATAACATGAAAAAACAACTAGAAGCAAAAGGCTATCAAGTAGACCTTCAATATGCAGAGGATGTTGTTGAAAATCAAGTATCACAGCTTGAAAATATGGTTACAAAAGGGGTAAATGTTTTGGTTGTTGCGTCAATTGATGGTGAAGCTTTAACAGGTGTTATTGGCAAAGCCGCAGATGCAGGGATTAAGATCATTGCTTATGATAGATTAATAAGAGGATCAGAACATATCACTTATTATGCAACTTTTGATAACTTCAAAGTAGGGGTTCAGCAAGGTTCTTATATTGTAGATAAACTTGGACTTGCAGAAGGCAAAGGTCCTTTTAATATTGAATTATTTGGTGGTTCACCAGATGATAACAATGCATACTTCTTCTATGATGGTGCGATGAGTGTTCTTCAACCTTATATTGACAAAGGGCAGCTTGTTGTAAAATCAGGTCAAACAGGAATGGACAAAGTTTCTACTTTAAGATGGGATGGCGCAACAGCACAAGCTCGTATGGATAATATTTTATCAGCTAACTATTCGGATGGCTCAAGAGTAGATGCCATACTTTCACCATATGATGGTATTTCAATTGGTATTTTGTCTTCTGTAAAGGCAGTTGGATATGGAAGTGGCAATCAAGCTATTCCGATAGTTACCGGTCAAGATGCGGAAGTGCCTTCTGTAAAATCTATTATTGCTGGAGAACAGGCACAAACAGTATTTAAAGATACAAGAACGCTTGCTGAAAGAACTGTAGAAATGGTAGATGCGGTATTACAAGGTAAAGAAGCAACTGTAAATGATACAACAACTTATGATAATGGTGTTAAAGTTGTACCATCATTCCTTTGTGATCCTGTTTCAGTAGATGTAAACAACTATAAAGAGATTCTTATAGATTCAGGTTATTATACTGAGGATCAACTTAAATAA
- the mmsA gene encoding multiple monosaccharide ABC transporter ATP-binding protein: protein MSENILEMKDISKAFSGVKVLKDVNLQAKKGEILALVGENGAGKSTLMNVLSGIYEYGNYTGDIIFEGKECRFRNIKDSEKIGIVIIHQELALVPYLSIAENVFLGNEQAQNGIIDWHKAHTKTAELLTRVGLKDDSNALIKDIGVGKQQLVEIAKALAKEVKLLILDEPTAALNDEDSNHLLNLLIELRQQGIACIIISHKLNEVTKVADRITVIRDGNTIETLVKGQDDITEDRIIKGMVGRDLVDRYPKRIPQIGEVMFEVRDWEVFDPLNEERKVIKNVNLNVKKGEVIGIAGLMGAGRTELATSIFGRVYGKKISGQLFKEGKEITIKNVSEAISHGLAYVTEDRKTAGLVLIDDIKKNITLASLKKLSKSNVIDDNREIQVAEEFRKKLNIKSSSILQKTGDLSGGNQQKVVLSRWIFSDPDILILDEPTRGIDVGAKYEIYTIINELAKQGKSIIIISSELPEVLGMSDRVYVMNEGKIVGELNRESASQESIMKCIMQSSREV from the coding sequence ATGAGTGAAAATATATTAGAAATGAAAGATATCTCAAAAGCTTTTTCGGGTGTAAAGGTACTTAAAGATGTAAACTTACAGGCGAAAAAGGGGGAGATTCTAGCACTAGTAGGAGAAAATGGCGCAGGCAAATCTACATTAATGAATGTCTTAAGTGGTATTTATGAATATGGTAACTATACTGGAGATATCATATTTGAGGGTAAAGAATGTAGATTCAGAAATATAAAAGATAGTGAAAAGATTGGAATAGTTATTATTCATCAGGAATTAGCACTTGTACCTTATCTTTCAATTGCTGAAAATGTATTTTTAGGGAATGAGCAAGCTCAAAATGGCATCATAGATTGGCATAAGGCTCATACTAAAACGGCTGAACTTTTAACGAGAGTGGGATTAAAAGATGACTCTAATGCATTAATTAAGGACATTGGGGTAGGTAAACAGCAACTTGTTGAAATAGCCAAAGCACTTGCTAAAGAAGTTAAACTGCTTATTCTTGACGAACCAACAGCAGCTCTTAATGATGAAGATTCTAATCACCTGCTGAATTTATTGATTGAGCTTAGACAACAAGGTATTGCATGTATTATCATATCTCATAAATTAAATGAAGTTACAAAAGTAGCTGACAGGATAACGGTTATACGTGATGGGAATACTATTGAAACCTTAGTTAAAGGTCAAGATGACATTACAGAAGATAGAATTATAAAAGGTATGGTAGGCAGAGATTTAGTGGATCGGTATCCTAAAAGAATACCTCAAATAGGTGAGGTTATGTTTGAAGTTAGAGATTGGGAAGTCTTTGATCCGCTTAATGAAGAGAGAAAAGTTATTAAAAATGTCAATTTAAATGTAAAAAAAGGTGAGGTAATAGGTATAGCCGGTCTGATGGGTGCAGGCAGAACAGAGCTTGCAACTAGTATATTTGGAAGAGTTTATGGTAAAAAGATCAGTGGGCAGTTATTTAAAGAAGGTAAAGAAATAACGATTAAAAATGTAAGTGAAGCGATAAGTCATGGTTTGGCTTATGTAACTGAAGATAGAAAAACTGCTGGACTTGTTTTGATTGATGATATTAAAAAGAATATTACTCTTGCGAGTCTTAAAAAATTAAGTAAAAGCAATGTTATTGATGACAATAGGGAGATACAAGTAGCTGAGGAGTTTCGTAAGAAGCTAAACATAAAATCTTCTAGTATTCTTCAAAAAACAGGAGATTTATCCGGTGGTAATCAACAAAAAGTCGTGCTTAGTAGGTGGATTTTCTCAGATCCAGATATACTTATACTTGATGAACCAACCAGAGGAATAGATGTTGGTGCGAAGTATGAAATTTATACGATCATTAATGAATTGGCTAAACAAGGCAAATCAATCATTATCATTTCTTCCGAGTTACCAGAAGTATTAGGGATGAGTGACAGAGTTTATGTAATGAACGAGGGGAAAATAGTAGGTGAACTTAACAGAGAGTCTGCTTCTCAAGAGAGCATAATGAAATGTATTATGCAAAGCAGCAGGGAGGTATAA
- the mmsB gene encoding multiple monosaccharide ABC transporter permease — translation MDNLKNIFKNNIRQYAMGIALVSIMVLFQILTKGILLKPLNVTNLILQNSYILVLAIGMFLCILTGNIDLSVGSVAAFVGAISAILAIRMKVPVIPTIVLSLLVGAIIGAWQGYWIAYVRIPAFIVTLAGMLIFRGLTLVILRGQTIAPFPASYQIISSGFIRDFFGNGNLHITTIVIGIIISILYVMSEINKRKNTLKYNFEVLSSNLFAAKLLLIIVIINVFTYWLASYKGIPTVLILLAILILIYTFIANKTVPGRHIYAFGGNEKAAKLSGVKTNKVLFWVYVNMSILAALAGIVFAGRLNAATPKAGVNFELDAIAACYIGGASASGGIGTVFGCIIGGLIMGVLNNGMSILGISIDWQQAIKGLVLLLAVAFDVYTKNKARR, via the coding sequence ATGGATAATTTAAAAAATATTTTTAAAAATAATATCAGACAGTATGCGATGGGTATAGCACTTGTATCTATTATGGTACTGTTTCAAATCTTAACAAAAGGGATTCTTTTAAAGCCGCTTAATGTAACGAATCTTATTCTCCAAAATAGTTATATACTTGTTTTGGCGATTGGTATGTTTCTGTGTATATTGACAGGAAACATAGATTTATCAGTAGGTTCAGTAGCAGCTTTTGTTGGTGCGATATCAGCGATACTTGCTATAAGAATGAAAGTGCCTGTTATACCAACGATTGTTTTATCATTGCTTGTTGGAGCTATTATTGGTGCGTGGCAAGGTTATTGGATAGCTTATGTAAGAATACCGGCATTTATTGTTACGTTAGCAGGTATGCTTATATTTAGAGGGCTTACGTTAGTTATATTAAGAGGGCAGACAATTGCACCTTTCCCAGCATCTTATCAAATTATAAGTTCTGGATTTATCAGAGATTTCTTTGGAAACGGGAATTTGCATATTACCACTATAGTCATAGGTATTATTATTTCTATTCTTTATGTTATGTCAGAAATAAACAAAAGGAAAAATACATTAAAGTATAATTTTGAGGTTCTATCTAGCAACTTATTTGCAGCTAAATTACTGCTTATTATAGTTATTATTAATGTATTTACTTATTGGTTAGCGAGTTATAAGGGAATCCCAACTGTACTTATCCTTCTTGCAATATTAATTTTGATCTATACATTTATTGCAAATAAAACAGTACCAGGACGACATATTTATGCGTTTGGGGGCAATGAAAAGGCAGCGAAGCTATCAGGTGTAAAAACGAATAAAGTATTATTCTGGGTTTATGTAAATATGAGTATTCTTGCAGCGCTTGCAGGCATCGTTTTTGCTGGGCGTCTTAATGCGGCTACGCCTAAAGCTGGCGTTAACTTTGAACTTGATGCTATAGCCGCATGTTATATAGGCGGTGCTTCAGCGTCAGGTGGTATAGGAACTGTGTTTGGATGTATCATTGGTGGACTTATTATGGGTGTGCTTAACAATGGGATGTCTATACTTGGTATTAGTATAGATTGGCAACAAGCTATCAAAGGTTTAGTTCTTCTCTTGGCGGTAGCATTTGATGTTTATACTAAAAATAAAGCTAGAAGATAA